A region of Vitis riparia cultivar Riparia Gloire de Montpellier isolate 1030 chromosome 1, EGFV_Vit.rip_1.0, whole genome shotgun sequence DNA encodes the following proteins:
- the LOC117910817 gene encoding protein PLASTID REDOX INSENSITIVE 2, chloroplastic has product MDWSCCSKAPLSNLVPFSSFTSSHSHQHLALSSFSKSSSFTCYAGIRLKHWPLHSSLTTKSQPQLHSLVFSSSSFANHICRAAEYKFPDPIPEFAQVETEKFRTHLINKFSKKDIYGDSVEEVVGICTEIFSTFLHTEYGGPGTLLVIPFIDMADTLNERGLPGSQAARAAVKWAQDHVDKDWNEWTGDDGN; this is encoded by the exons atggATTGGAGTTGTTGCAGTAAAGCTCCATTATCTAATCTTGTTCCATTTTCCTCGTTTACCTCATCCCACTCCCACCAACATCTTGCTCTCTCATCTTTCTCCAAGTCCTCTTCCTTTACTTGCTACGCTGGCATCAGGTTGAAACACTGGCCTCTTCACTCTTCGCTCACCACCAAATCACAGCCACAGCTCCATTCTctggttttttcttcttcctctttcgCAAATCACATTTGCCGGGCGGCCGAATACAAATTTCCCGATCCAATTCCTGAATTCGCCCAAGTT GAGACGGAAAAGTTTAGGACCCATCTTATTAACAAATTCTCCAAGAAAGATATATATGGAGATTCTGTTGAAGAAGTTGTTGGAATCTGCACGGAG ATTTTCAGTACTTTCTTACACACCGAGTATGGGGGTCCTGGGACACTCTTGGTCATTCCTTTCATTGACATGGCTGATACTCTGAATGAACGGGGTTTGCCTGGATCACAAGCTGCCCGTGCTGCAGTCAAATGGGCCCAAGACCATGTTGACAAGGACTGGAATGAATGGACTGGTGATGATGGTAATTAA
- the LOC117916908 gene encoding uncharacterized protein LOC117916908, whose translation MENWRNQKGIRVWKARPPKTASLTHRPCPFNVAADHRIDLRKEKRKMQMTLNMLPRLRGGGSLKITRTVSPSFHSLFSRSPPSRLLSGAPVDVVGDDLLLQHSPPPPVKPLIPTLLQPRVVVYDGVCHLCHQGVKRVIAADKHRKIKFCCLQSKAAEPYLRVCGLDREDVLRRFLFIEGPGLYHQASTAALRVLSYLPLPYSALSMLLIIPTPLRDAIYDYVAKRRYDWFGKEEDCLVLKEKEMLERFIDREEMLDQNRSDS comes from the exons ATGGAGAATTGGAGAAACCAGAAAGGAATACGAGTGTGGAAGGCGCGGCCTCCAAAAACAGCTTCTCTGACACACCGCCCATGCCCCTTCAATGTAGCAGCTGATCACCGAATTGATTTGAGGAAGGAGAAGAGAAAAATGCAAATGACATTGAATATGTTGCCGAGATTGAGAGGCGGTGGAAGCTTGAAAATAACAAGGACGGTCTCTCCTTCATTTCATTCCCTGTTTTCTCGCTCACCGCCGTCCCGTCTTCTTTCTGGTGCTCCCGTTGATGTTGTTGGCGATGATCTGCTGTTGCAGCACTCACCTCCTCCCCCTGTTAAGCCCCTTATACCCACCCTCCTTCAGCCACGGGTGGTGGTCTACGATGGCGTCTGCCATCTCTGCCACCAAG GAGTGAAAAGGGTTATTGCAGCAGACAAGCATAGGAAGATCAAGTTCTGTTGCCTCCAGTCTAAGGCTGCTGAACCATACTTGAGAGTATGTGGCCTGGACCGAGAGGATGTTCTCCGTCGCTTTTTGTTCATTGAAGGCCCGGGTTTATACCACCAGGCCTCCACTG CTGCACTGAGAGTGCTGTCTTACCTGCCATTACCCTACTCTGCTTTAAGCATGCTCTTGATAATCCCGACTCCTTTAAGAGATGCTATCTATGATTATGTTGCCAAGCGACGGTATGACTGGTTTGGAAAAGAAGAAGATTGCTTGGttttgaaagagaaagagaTGCTTGAGCGTTTCATAGACAGGGAAGAAATGTTGGACCAGAATCGATCAGATTCGTGA